The following nucleotide sequence is from Paenibacillus odorifer.
AATTCTATCTGCCTGTGCTTCTAAATTATTGGCAGCAACATCTTCCAATTCGCTGAATAAGCGGGTTATTTTATTCGTCGTACGTATAGGTAAAATCCCATTGACCGGAAAAATTTCACGGCAAAGTCCATAGACCAATTCTTGCTCCGTGCTATTGCTTAGCCCATATACCTCATAGGAAATTGCTAGAACAGAGATAACAGTCTCTAATGGAGCATTAATTTGATAAGTCGCACCTGCGCTTAGAAAAAGAATTTCACCATTTTTCAGAGCTACTGTCTCTCCTTCTATGGTTATTTGAACGATAGCTTCTATTGGTGTCAGGAAGAGTGGGGACTGGGCAATCTGGGGTTTATTGATGTGACCGCCGCCGCATTGGCGTTTCCCTGCCTCTTTTAACAGATAAATTCTATGAACCGGGTTATTATTTGATAGCTTCATTCCTGCTCCCTTCCAGACTGCTAGACTTAATAACCCATAAAATAGAAAGCAAGCGTATAAGGGTTCTCTCCGCTCGAAATGGATAAGATCCCCTATACGCTTTATATAAAACTTCAGATTTTATGGTTTGAGAAGCCTCTATCCTTAGTGGTCGTCAACGACTCCAAGCGCTTTATTCTTCTCTTTGAACCGTTCATTGTGAGAAGATACGTAAGCGACTTTGGCCGCGGTCGGGTCAATGTACAGCTTTGCGCTATTAAGCGCCAGAGCCGCATCAGTGAAAGCGCCTGCGATCAAACGAACCTTGCTCGCATAATCCACAAAGTCACCTGCTGCGAATATACCCGGAAGATTGGTCTCCAGCTTATCAGTTACATTCGCACACCACTCGCCCATATCAAGGCCCCATTCTTTTAACGGACCAAAATCGCTCTTCAGACCATGATTCACAATGACAGCATCCACTTCAAACTGCTCTGTTTCACCTGTCTCTATATGGCTGATCGTAACCTGATCTATCGTTTCACCATTACTGCTGTGTAATTGGCTTACTGCATATGGCGCACGGACATTGACTGAGGATTCCTTCATCCGCACAATGTTTTTCTCATGTCCGCCAAACTGTTCGCGGCGATGCGCAATCGTCACACTTGCAGCGATGGGCTCCAATTCATTCGCCCAATCTACTGCGGAGTTGCCTCCACCGGAGATTAGCACTCTTTTACCGCGGAACGGCTCCAGCTCTTGAACGGTATAATGAAGATTCGTCACCTCATAACGATCTGCACCTTCAATTTCAAGCTTTGCCATCTGTAGAATTCCGTAACCAATTGCCAAAATGACTGTGCGGGTCCAATGTTGTTCCCCAGTAGAAGAGGTCAAGATGTACGTCCCATCTTCTTGTCTCTCTTGATTCATAATTTGCTGACCCAGCACAATAGTCGGATCGAAGGTTTGAGCTTGCTCCTTGAGCTGACCGATCAGTTGATGGCAAAGAGTTGGGGTTACGCCTCCTACATCCCAGATCATTTTTTCGGGATAAATAAGCATTCTTCCTCCGAGCTCATCCTTCGCTTCAATTAACTTTGTCTTCAAGTCTCTCATTCCACTATAAAAAGCTGTATACATCCCAGCAGGTCCGCCACCAATAATGGTTACATCGTATAATTCCAGTTGTTTATTCATCGTGTCCCTCCAAAATTATATTCTAGTGATCCCTTCAGCTACTTAAGCTCCAAACTGCGCTTCATGCAATCGGCTGTAAATTCCGGCAGTCTGCAGCAGTTCCTCATGCTTACCTTGTTCTGCGATGCCGCCTTCCGCAACGACAACAATACGGTCCGCATTTCTGATCGTTGCAAGGCGATGAGCAATAACAAGTGTTGTGCGTCCTTCAGACAACTCGGCGAGAGCCTCTTGTATAGCGGACTCCGTTTCAGTATCCAATGCAGAGGTTGCTTCGTCCAAAATGAGAATCGTCGGATTCTTCAAGAACATCCGGGCGATGGACAACCTCTGCTTCTGGCCGCCAGAAAGCTTGACGCCTCTCTCACCGATCATTGTATCCAGCCCAGCAGGCTGAGATTTGATCAGTTCTTCCAGCTGAGCGCGTCCCGCAGCCTCCCAGATTTCTTCATCGGAAGCTCCCAATCTGCCGTAAGCAATGTTCTCACGGATGGTTCCGTCAAACAGAAATACATCTTGTTGTACAATCCCGATATGGGAACGAAGTGATTCTAACGTCATGGAGCGAATATCTATTCCATCAATAGAGATGTTGCCTTCGCTTACATCGTAAAAGCGTGGCAGCAAGCTGCAAAGTGTTGTCTTACCAGCACCGGATGGACCCACAAGTGCAACCGTCTCTCCTGCCGAAATCGATAAGTTCACATTGGTTAGCACCTTTTCTTTATCACTATAAGCAAAAGCTACATCCTGGAAGGTTATATTCCCTGACAGATGAGACACTGGCTTAGCGTCTTTTGCGTCATCAACATCTGGCTCCGTCTCCAGCAGTTCAAGATAACGTTTGAAACCAGCGATCCCTTTAGGATAGGTCTCAATGACCGAGTTAATCTGTTGCAAAGGTCCTAAGAAGACATTAGACAACATCACAAAAGCAATAAATTCACCGTAAGTCATTTGCTTCTGGATTACAAAATAGGTTCCGCACACGAGTACGAATAATGAGACCAGTTTCATAAGCACAAAGCTAAAGGATGAATTCCAAGCCATAATTCGATAGGTCATAAGCTTCGTAATACGGAAGCGTTCGTTATTAACTGCAAAACGGGAAATTTCATGATTCTCATTAGCAAAAGCTTGCACAACACGGATCCCACTTACATTGTTTTCTACGCGTGCGTTATAGTCAGCAATGTCCGCGAACATGATGTGGAACGCTTTGGACATTTTGCGACTGAAGTACATGGATAAATAAATCATCAGCGGGACAATTACAAAGGTTAGAATAGCTAATTGCCAATTGATGCTAAGCATGATACCGAATACACCAAGCAGCGTCATCACTGCTATGAATAAATCTTCAGGACCATGGTGGGCAATCTCACCGATGTCCATCAGATCATTTGTCATCCGCGAGACCAAATGGCCTGTTTTGTTATTATCGAAGAAGTTGAAAGAGAGCTTCTGCACACGATCAAATAGCTTTTTTCTCATATCCGACTCGATATTGATCCCCAGCTTATGCCCCCAATAAGTAACGACAAAATGCATAAAGGCGCTGACGATATATATCCCCAGCAAACCGAGGCAAGAATAGAGAATCCATTTCCAATTCCCACTTGGCAGCATATCATCCACTACCCGGTTAACCGCCAGCGGGAAGACTAGTTCCAGCAGTGCAGCAGCAATAGCACAGGAGAAATCAAGAATAAACAATCCCTTATAGGGTCTATAGTAAGAAAAAAAACGACGCAACATTGTAAAAATTCGCTCCTTCCGGTGATTGACCATCCTCTTTCATCAAGATTTAGTACGGGCTAGCAAATACAAAAAGTATGGCGCTCCAATTACAGCAACAACAATTCCAGTGGGGATCTCAGATGGCTGTAAGATCCAGCGCCCAATGGTATCCGCTATAATAACTAGCAGTGAGCCGAGCAGCGCTGAGGTTGGCAGCATGAGCTGATGTTTGGGTCCAACTAGTCGTCTCGCCAAATGGGGGCCGACAAGGCCGACAAAGCCAATCCCACCACTCACAGCAACACTTGCCGCAGCTAGACCAACCGCAGCCGCAAGAAGCCGGAATTGTTCTTTCGTTACAGCAGCCCCAAGTCCTACAGCTGTCTGTTCACCCAAATTAAGGACGTTCATTACCCTTGCTTTATAGATGACATACGGCACGAGAATTACGATCCACGGTAGTAAAGAAAGTACAAACTTCCAGCTTGTGCCCCAAATACTTCCTGCAAGCCAAGTAGCCACAAACTGATACTTCTCCGGATCCAGCCGAAGAGTCAGCACGATCATCGCTGCACTCATTCCAGCTGCAACCGCTACACCGGTCAGCAACAGTCGCATGGGTTTTATTCCTTCATGCCGATTATAAGCTAAGACATAGATCAAGGCAGCAGTAATTCCCGCACCAACAAACGCCACCATAGGCAGCAGATACACCGGAGCCGCGGTTGCCGTCGGATAAAAAGATATTAACAGCATAACCATAATTCCTGCACCAGCGTTAATCCCTAAGATGCCGGGGTCGGCCAAAGCATTACGAAAGACGCCCTGCATCACAGCTCCGGAT
It contains:
- a CDS encoding NAD(P)/FAD-dependent oxidoreductase; its protein translation is MNKQLELYDVTIIGGGPAGMYTAFYSGMRDLKTKLIEAKDELGGRMLIYPEKMIWDVGGVTPTLCHQLIGQLKEQAQTFDPTIVLGQQIMNQERQEDGTYILTSSTGEQHWTRTVILAIGYGILQMAKLEIEGADRYEVTNLHYTVQELEPFRGKRVLISGGGNSAVDWANELEPIAASVTIAHRREQFGGHEKNIVRMKESSVNVRAPYAVSQLHSSNGETIDQVTISHIETGETEQFEVDAVIVNHGLKSDFGPLKEWGLDMGEWCANVTDKLETNLPGIFAAGDFVDYASKVRLIAGAFTDAALALNSAKLYIDPTAAKVAYVSSHNERFKEKNKALGVVDDH
- a CDS encoding ABC transporter ATP-binding protein, which produces MLRRFFSYYRPYKGLFILDFSCAIAAALLELVFPLAVNRVVDDMLPSGNWKWILYSCLGLLGIYIVSAFMHFVVTYWGHKLGINIESDMRKKLFDRVQKLSFNFFDNNKTGHLVSRMTNDLMDIGEIAHHGPEDLFIAVMTLLGVFGIMLSINWQLAILTFVIVPLMIYLSMYFSRKMSKAFHIMFADIADYNARVENNVSGIRVVQAFANENHEISRFAVNNERFRITKLMTYRIMAWNSSFSFVLMKLVSLFVLVCGTYFVIQKQMTYGEFIAFVMLSNVFLGPLQQINSVIETYPKGIAGFKRYLELLETEPDVDDAKDAKPVSHLSGNITFQDVAFAYSDKEKVLTNVNLSISAGETVALVGPSGAGKTTLCSLLPRFYDVSEGNISIDGIDIRSMTLESLRSHIGIVQQDVFLFDGTIRENIAYGRLGASDEEIWEAAGRAQLEELIKSQPAGLDTMIGERGVKLSGGQKQRLSIARMFLKNPTILILDEATSALDTETESAIQEALAELSEGRTTLVIAHRLATIRNADRIVVVAEGGIAEQGKHEELLQTAGIYSRLHEAQFGA
- a CDS encoding FecCD family ABC transporter permease: MIILAVLIVIAFIISMNTGYIRLTPMELLNTLFGKGTDKQELILFQFRLPRIVISVLIGAGLAVSGAVMQGVFRNALADPGILGINAGAGIMVMLLISFYPTATAAPVYLLPMVAFVGAGITAALIYVLAYNRHEGIKPMRLLLTGVAVAAGMSAAMIVLTLRLDPEKYQFVATWLAGSIWGTSWKFVLSLLPWIVILVPYVIYKARVMNVLNLGEQTAVGLGAAVTKEQFRLLAAAVGLAAASVAVSGGIGFVGLVGPHLARRLVGPKHQLMLPTSALLGSLLVIIADTIGRWILQPSEIPTGIVVAVIGAPYFLYLLARTKS